A window of Lacibacter sediminis contains these coding sequences:
- a CDS encoding SusC/RagA family TonB-linked outer membrane protein: MRKIGRLLAMSICCFFAIVSFAQEQTISGTIRDAADNSPLPGVSVRIKGSRTGTTTNTSGAFTIKATKGQVLVFTFLGYKTVEVTVGDNTSINLSLTETSEKQQLSEVVVTAMDIKRNPRELGYSTQGLTGKEVQETQRENFVNSLQGRIAGITVTPTNGIAGASSSIVIRGFNSLALSNEPLFVVDGIIMDNQTINEDIASNLGLASNRPNRDGDYTNRIADINPNDIESITVLKGPEATALYGSQASSGAIIITTKKAAASKKLDINYDNSFRVSKITRIPSITDNFTGGTGGVRQNSFLYFGPPNQNPDTEKIYKYVDDFFRTGFSQTHNLGLSFGQKNYSFRVSGSVNNIEGVVPYNEYKRYNARISNSTKIGKYIEITPAFAYARTEFKRPLRGANSYLLNLLRWPRELDLSNIEDGNGNKISLYNTDPLQEIDNPLWNAKYVNAQDVTDRYTYSMGVNINPAPWVSLQGRFGYDTYKMEGSRLVHKQSFLTTANEGGRLDNFYRRYFGYNHTINATFKKSLGKFNGRLMLGTMWQDYRTEMFAVTGSRLQSSLRRDSSNTDPATRVRLNRNYFGEYNQVIVRQMAYFGEAAVNYKNMIFLNYTHRFEAASTLPRENRYYNYPGASLSLIVTDILPSLKKGDILSYWKLRSSLAVTARLNGAYSNQPVFNNVRSSGDGYAYGFTNNNPDLEPEKQQTYEIGTELRFFKSRITVDATYYNTLNTNQIVELFRSSYGTGFVLNTLNVGATRNQGIEIAANFIPVQTKNLRWTLGFNFNRMRNKVLSLPDNVPEFYVSDTNLYGNARGGLTRGGPTTSITAFGYSRNNKGQLIISSTTGLPVLDNNFRVRGDRNADFTLGINNTLRYKNLSLSMLWDLKVGGDIFNGTNMFLTYQGRSLKTADRFTPRIIDGVLNDGLQNTNNPTKNTIAVTPYFSQGYFTAMPEEEFIEKDVNWLRLRDITLSYNLTSLIRKQNIIKTLSAFVTCNDLILITNYSGADPQVNGNTAGTRGVGAAGFDFGNIATPVSVNFGIRTSF, encoded by the coding sequence ATGAGAAAAATTGGACGCTTGCTCGCCATGAGCATTTGCTGTTTTTTTGCTATTGTTTCGTTTGCACAAGAACAAACGATAAGCGGCACAATCAGAGACGCCGCCGACAATTCCCCACTACCAGGAGTATCCGTAAGGATCAAAGGCAGTCGTACTGGAACTACTACAAACACTTCTGGAGCGTTCACTATTAAGGCTACAAAAGGTCAGGTACTTGTTTTTACTTTCCTTGGTTACAAAACAGTTGAAGTAACTGTGGGAGATAACACCAGTATTAACCTAAGCCTTACAGAAACCTCAGAAAAACAGCAACTAAGTGAGGTTGTTGTAACTGCAATGGACATAAAACGTAATCCCAGGGAATTAGGTTACTCAACCCAAGGCTTAACCGGAAAAGAAGTACAGGAAACACAACGGGAAAACTTCGTGAACTCTTTACAGGGACGAATTGCAGGTATAACCGTTACTCCAACCAATGGTATTGCAGGCGCATCTTCTTCTATTGTTATAAGAGGATTTAATTCGCTTGCTTTAAGTAACGAGCCACTATTTGTTGTTGACGGAATCATAATGGACAATCAAACAATCAACGAAGACATCGCTTCAAACCTCGGGCTTGCATCAAACCGACCAAACAGAGATGGTGATTACACAAATAGAATAGCGGATATTAATCCTAACGACATCGAGTCAATTACAGTGTTAAAAGGTCCTGAAGCAACAGCATTATACGGTAGCCAGGCAAGTTCAGGTGCTATAATCATCACAACAAAAAAAGCTGCTGCCAGCAAAAAACTCGATATTAACTACGATAATAGTTTTCGTGTTTCAAAAATTACACGCATCCCCAGTATTACCGACAACTTTACTGGAGGAACAGGCGGAGTAAGACAAAACTCATTTCTCTATTTTGGCCCGCCAAATCAAAATCCTGATACAGAAAAGATCTACAAGTATGTTGATGACTTTTTCAGAACAGGTTTTTCACAGACACATAATCTCGGGCTATCATTTGGCCAAAAGAATTACTCATTCAGAGTTAGCGGAAGCGTTAATAATATAGAAGGCGTTGTTCCCTACAACGAGTACAAACGTTACAATGCACGTATCAGCAACTCTACAAAAATTGGGAAATACATTGAAATTACTCCCGCCTTTGCTTATGCCCGCACAGAATTTAAACGGCCTTTACGGGGTGCTAACAGTTATCTCTTAAATCTTTTACGCTGGCCTAGAGAACTGGATCTTTCGAATATAGAAGATGGTAATGGCAATAAAATATCATTATATAATACTGACCCTTTACAGGAAATTGACAATCCATTGTGGAACGCAAAATACGTAAACGCACAGGACGTTACAGACCGCTATACCTATTCAATGGGTGTAAATATCAATCCGGCTCCTTGGGTTAGTTTACAAGGCCGTTTCGGTTATGATACCTACAAAATGGAGGGATCCCGTTTAGTACACAAACAGTCATTTTTAACAACCGCAAATGAAGGGGGCCGCTTAGATAATTTCTATCGCAGATATTTCGGATACAATCATACGATCAATGCTACATTCAAAAAGTCGCTTGGCAAATTCAACGGCAGACTAATGCTTGGTACAATGTGGCAAGATTACAGAACAGAGATGTTTGCAGTAACAGGATCACGCCTTCAAAGCTCACTCCGAAGAGATAGTTCAAATACCGATCCTGCAACCAGGGTACGTTTAAACAGAAATTACTTTGGAGAATACAACCAGGTAATCGTTCGCCAGATGGCTTACTTTGGTGAAGCTGCTGTTAACTATAAAAACATGATCTTCCTTAATTACACTCACCGTTTTGAGGCAGCATCGACTTTACCAAGAGAAAACCGTTACTACAATTATCCTGGGGCAAGCCTTTCATTGATTGTGACCGACATCCTTCCTTCGCTTAAAAAAGGAGACATATTAAGCTATTGGAAATTGCGATCATCATTGGCTGTAACGGCACGTTTAAATGGAGCATATAGCAACCAGCCAGTATTTAATAATGTTCGTAGTAGTGGTGATGGTTATGCATATGGCTTTACCAATAACAACCCAGACCTTGAACCTGAAAAACAACAAACCTATGAAATAGGTACAGAGTTGCGTTTCTTTAAAAGCAGGATAACGGTTGACGCAACTTATTACAACACGCTTAATACAAATCAGATTGTTGAGTTATTCCGCTCTAGCTATGGAACCGGGTTTGTGCTTAACACCCTGAACGTAGGTGCTACACGCAACCAGGGTATTGAAATAGCTGCCAATTTTATTCCTGTGCAAACCAAGAATCTCCGTTGGACATTAGGTTTTAACTTCAACAGAATGCGAAATAAAGTATTAAGCCTACCCGATAATGTTCCGGAATTTTATGTTTCTGATACAAACCTCTATGGCAATGCCAGAGGCGGTTTGACAAGAGGCGGCCCAACCACTTCAATAACAGCATTTGGTTATTCTAGAAATAATAAAGGTCAACTCATAATCAGTTCAACGACAGGTTTGCCAGTTCTTGACAACAACTTCAGGGTTCGTGGCGATCGCAATGCTGACTTCACATTAGGTATCAACAATACTTTGCGTTACAAAAACCTTTCATTAAGCATGCTTTGGGATCTAAAAGTGGGCGGTGATATTTTTAATGGAACAAACATGTTCCTTACATATCAAGGCCGTAGCCTTAAAACTGCTGACCGCTTTACTCCACGCATAATCGATGGTGTGTTAAATGATGGCTTACAAAACACAAACAACCCAACAAAAAATACAATTGCAGTAACTCCATACTTTTCACAAGGTTATTTCACTGCAATGCCTGAAGAAGAGTTTATTGAAAAGGATGTTAACTGGCTCAGATTAAGAGATATCACGCTCTCATACAATTTAACTAGCCTTATCCGTAAACAAAATATAATCAAAACACTTAGTGCATTTGTAACATGTAATGATCTGATATTGATAACCAATTACAGCGGAGCCGATCCGCAAGTTAATGGCAACACCGCAGGTACACGTGGTGTTGGTGCGGCCGGATTTGATTTTGGAAATATAGCCACTCCTGTTAGTGTAAACTTTGGTATCAGAACATCATTTTAA
- a CDS encoding cation diffusion facilitator family transporter — protein sequence MNNNDLFYIRLSFFFSTLICAVKFVAWFVTGSLVILSDALESIINVVAAAFAWYSIYLSNKPRDTEHPYGHGKIEFFSIGFEGAMILIAGFGILIQAILFFFNPPELHALTAGLWLTIAGGAANFLLGFFLVKKGKQNNSLTLHGNGKHILSDSYSSIGVVVAIVLILLTGYKWIDPIASAIAAAIIIYTGFKLMSKSVRGLMDEVDMKIVEELVTILKEQRQPNWIDMHNLRVQRYGSLYHVDCHVTMPYYFSLEEVHEEITKLDKILNSNFQKGSIEFFIHTDPCITSSCTHCQLADCNVRKQPFIQKIEWSKENLLPNRKHSFPE from the coding sequence TTGAATAATAACGATCTCTTCTACATCCGCCTCTCTTTCTTTTTCAGCACCCTCATCTGTGCGGTAAAGTTTGTTGCGTGGTTTGTAACCGGTTCATTGGTGATCTTATCCGATGCGTTGGAGTCCATTATTAATGTAGTGGCGGCGGCGTTTGCATGGTACAGTATTTACTTGTCGAATAAACCCAGGGATACGGAACATCCTTATGGTCATGGTAAAATTGAATTCTTCTCGATCGGTTTCGAAGGAGCAATGATCTTAATTGCCGGGTTCGGCATTTTAATACAGGCCATTCTTTTCTTTTTCAATCCACCGGAATTACATGCATTAACAGCGGGTCTTTGGTTAACAATTGCAGGAGGGGCGGCTAATTTTCTGTTGGGTTTTTTTTTGGTGAAAAAAGGAAAACAGAACAACAGTTTAACGTTGCACGGAAACGGGAAGCATATTTTAAGTGATAGTTATTCAAGTATTGGAGTTGTTGTGGCAATCGTACTGATATTGCTCACAGGTTATAAATGGATCGACCCGATTGCTTCTGCTATTGCCGCAGCCATTATTATCTATACAGGATTTAAGCTGATGAGTAAGTCGGTGCGTGGACTGATGGATGAAGTGGATATGAAAATTGTAGAGGAGCTGGTTACTATTTTAAAAGAACAGCGGCAACCTAACTGGATCGACATGCATAACCTGCGTGTGCAACGCTATGGAAGTTTATACCATGTGGATTGCCATGTAACCATGCCTTACTATTTTTCGTTAGAAGAAGTACACGAAGAGATTACCAAGCTTGACAAGATCCTGAATTCAAACTTTCAAAAGGGGAGCATTGAATTTTTTATTCATACTGATCCCTGTATTACATCAAGCTGTACACATTGCCAGCTGGCAGATTGCAATGTGCGAAAGCAACCATTCATTCAAAAAATAGAATGGAGCAAAGAGAATTTGTTACCCAACAGGAAACATTCTTTTCCGGAGTAG
- a CDS encoding serine hydrolase domain-containing protein, with translation MARKRTFFYYIVATLLLSGCGASSAKKKDKAEQDIVNATANNLSKAEADRCRRIAEDFYDSSLKRTGFNGAMLVAKKGQIVFEQYNGFGHLKGKDSITPNTPFHIASTTKTFTAMAVLKLAEEGKLNINDSLQKFFPGFPYEGMTVKILLNQRSGLPNYAYYLEKANWDNKVKVTNEDVLQTLIQYKPDLQNAVNRRFNYSNTNFVLLALIIERVSGKSYADYLQEAFFTPLQMTNTKVFNRNDSATATPSYMWNGVQEAFTYLDVTYGDKNIYSTVRDLLKWDQALYGNKLFKQSTLDSAFQPYSFEKPGIHNYGFGWRMYTLANNNKIIYHNGWWHGNNSTFYRVLPDSLTIIILGNKFNRNIYRVKPLIEAMTPLKFSYGEE, from the coding sequence TTGGCTAGAAAACGAACGTTCTTTTATTACATCGTCGCTACCCTGTTACTTTCAGGCTGTGGTGCGTCTTCGGCAAAAAAGAAAGACAAGGCAGAACAGGATATTGTTAATGCAACCGCAAACAATCTTTCAAAAGCCGAGGCAGACAGATGCAGGCGTATTGCTGAAGATTTTTATGATTCGTCCCTAAAACGCACAGGATTCAATGGAGCGATGCTGGTTGCAAAAAAGGGCCAGATCGTGTTTGAACAATACAATGGCTTTGGCCACTTGAAGGGAAAAGATTCGATTACCCCTAACACACCGTTTCATATTGCTTCTACTACCAAAACATTTACAGCAATGGCTGTTTTAAAACTGGCAGAAGAAGGAAAGCTGAATATCAATGATTCATTGCAGAAATTCTTTCCCGGTTTTCCTTATGAAGGCATGACGGTGAAAATACTATTGAATCAACGAAGTGGCTTACCGAATTATGCTTACTATCTTGAAAAAGCAAATTGGGACAACAAGGTGAAGGTTACCAATGAAGATGTATTGCAAACATTGATTCAATATAAACCGGATCTGCAAAACGCTGTTAACAGACGTTTCAATTATTCAAACACGAATTTTGTTTTGCTCGCATTGATTATTGAACGTGTATCGGGTAAATCGTATGCAGATTATTTGCAGGAAGCGTTTTTTACTCCACTGCAAATGACCAACACCAAAGTGTTTAACCGTAACGATTCTGCAACGGCTACTCCATCTTATATGTGGAATGGTGTGCAGGAAGCATTCACTTATCTTGATGTAACCTATGGTGACAAAAATATTTACAGCACGGTGAGAGATCTGTTGAAATGGGACCAGGCATTGTACGGCAACAAACTCTTTAAACAATCAACACTCGATTCAGCATTTCAACCTTACAGTTTTGAAAAGCCCGGTATTCATAACTATGGTTTTGGCTGGAGAATGTACACATTGGCAAATAACAACAAGATCATTTATCATAATGGCTGGTGGCATGGTAATAATTCCACGTTTTACCGTGTGCTTCCCGATTCGCTTACCATTATTATTCTTGGTAATAAATTCAACAGGAATATTTACAGGGTGAAACCATTGATCGAAGCAATGACTCCGTTGAAATTCAGTTATGGAGAAGAGTAA
- the serA gene encoding phosphoglycerate dehydrogenase, with product MAEKKTTSYPKDKINILLLENISEAAVQNIKDSGYASVKKLSGALSEEELIREIKDVHLLGIRSKTQITQKVLDAANKLQAIGCFCIGVNQVNLKAATNKGVVVMNAPYSNTRSVAELVIGLSIILIRRIIDKNKAAHEGIWNKDAKGSYELRGKTLGIIGYGNIGSQVSVLAESLGMKVIYYDVVTKLPLGNAVQYKHMKDVLSKSDIVSLHVPETNQTKNLINKTTLKQFKKGAILLNYARGEVVDLDALRQALLDKHLSGAAIDVFPWEPEKNGDRFQTPLQDLPNVILTPHIGGSTEEAQENIGADVSNKLVQYLEGGTTIGSHTVPELALPVQEGTHRILHIHKNVPGVLSQINTQLSKHNINILGQYLKTNDQIGYVVLDVDSKLSKKAVELLKEVKETIKVRMVY from the coding sequence ATGGCAGAAAAAAAGACCACCAGTTATCCCAAAGACAAGATCAATATTTTATTGCTTGAAAATATCAGCGAAGCGGCTGTGCAAAATATCAAAGACAGCGGTTATGCAAGTGTTAAAAAACTCAGCGGTGCTTTAAGCGAGGAAGAACTCATTAGAGAAATAAAAGATGTTCATCTGCTTGGTATCCGTTCCAAAACACAGATCACACAGAAAGTGCTGGATGCTGCGAATAAACTGCAGGCCATTGGTTGCTTTTGTATTGGTGTAAACCAGGTGAATTTAAAAGCTGCCACAAATAAAGGTGTAGTAGTAATGAATGCACCTTACAGTAATACAAGAAGTGTTGCTGAATTAGTAATAGGCTTAAGCATTATACTTATCCGCAGGATTATTGATAAGAATAAAGCGGCCCACGAAGGCATCTGGAACAAAGACGCAAAGGGCAGTTATGAATTACGTGGCAAAACACTTGGCATAATTGGTTATGGTAATATCGGCAGCCAGGTGAGTGTGTTAGCAGAATCACTTGGTATGAAAGTGATCTATTATGACGTGGTGACAAAGCTGCCATTGGGTAACGCTGTTCAATACAAGCACATGAAAGATGTGTTGAGCAAATCAGATATTGTATCGCTGCATGTGCCTGAAACAAATCAAACAAAAAATCTGATCAATAAAACAACACTCAAACAATTTAAGAAAGGAGCCATTCTCTTGAACTATGCAAGGGGAGAAGTGGTTGATCTGGATGCATTGCGCCAGGCATTACTTGATAAACATTTATCGGGTGCTGCGATTGATGTGTTCCCTTGGGAGCCTGAAAAAAATGGTGATCGTTTTCAAACACCTTTGCAGGATCTGCCAAATGTTATTCTTACACCACATATTGGAGGAAGCACCGAAGAAGCACAGGAAAATATTGGTGCCGATGTAAGTAATAAACTGGTGCAGTATTTAGAAGGTGGTACCACCATTGGTTCACATACTGTTCCTGAGTTAGCATTGCCGGTGCAGGAAGGCACACACCGCATTTTGCACATTCATAAAAACGTACCGGGTGTATTGAGCCAGATCAATACGCAATTGAGTAAACACAACATCAACATTCTTGGTCAATACTTAAAAACAAACGACCAGATCGGTTATGTAGTGCTGGATGTTGACAGCAAACTTTCAAAGAAAGCAGTGGAATTATTGAAAGAAGTAAAAGAAACGATTAAGGTCAGGATGGTGTATTAA